The following proteins are encoded in a genomic region of Notolabrus celidotus isolate fNotCel1 chromosome 19, fNotCel1.pri, whole genome shotgun sequence:
- the dtwd2 gene encoding DTW domain-containing protein 2: MDHVPGVLSPEPPAENGEDPCDGSPLEDEFVDAFGDLAALPVEVGERRPTCFRCRRPQKVCLCPFLPTQPLEVSTCLYVVQHPAEESRVLRTVPLLAACLPQGKCNVIVGRRFNEEKHPELAAVCRDSRTLILYPGPKSQNLEELVQYQEVGSVKHNVIIIDGTWSQAKNMFLKNSLFHLPKQVQLNRTLSSQYVIRTQPSNICLSTLECAAVALSILEQNDDIQEVLLRPLKALCSFQLQHGAQVHHSKEHLLKNGMYDKPMPKNKRKIKRMEKLVTDHNVCPR, encoded by the exons ATGGACCATGTCCCCGGTGTTCTCTCCCCAGAACCCCCTGCAGAAAACGGGGAGGACCCCTGCGACGGCTCCCCGTTAGAGGACGAGTTTGTAGACGCTTTCGGGGACCTGGCTGCCCTCCCGGTGGAGGTCGGAGAGAGAAGACCGACGTGTTTTCGGTGCCG TCGCCCTCAGAAGGTGTGTCTCTGTCCTTTTCTTCCAACACAACCCCTGGAGGTCTCCACATGTCTCTACGTAGTGCAGCATCCTGCAGAG GAGAGCAGAGTTCTTCGCACTGTCCCTCTTCTTGCTGCATGTTTGCCACAAGGAAAATGCAATGTCATCGTTGGGAGGAGATTCAATGAAGAAAA gcACCCAGAGCTCGCTGCAGTATGTCGGGACAGCAGAACTCTGATCCTGTACCCGGGCCCAAAATCCCAGAACCTGGAGGAGTTAGTGCAATACCAGGAAGTAGGAAGTGTGAAACATAATGTGATCATCATCGACGGCACGTGGAGCCAGGCCAAAAACATGTTCCTCAAAAACAGCCTGTTCCACCTGCcgaaacag GTCCAGCTCAATCGGACTCTCTCCAGTCAGTACGTGATCCGCACACAACCCTCCAACATCTGTCTGTCCACGCTGGAGTGTGCTGCTGTCGCTCTGTCCATCCTGGAGCAGAATGACGACATCCAGGAG GTTCTGCTGAGGCCCCTGAAAGCCCTGTGCTCCTTCCAGCTGCAGCACGGCGCTCAGGTTCACCACAGCAAGGAGCACCTGTTGAAAAACGGCATGTACGACAAACCCATGCCCAAGAACAAACGCAAGATAAAGAGGATGGAGAAACTTGTCACTGATCACAACGTCTGCCCgagatga